A window from Citrus sinensis cultivar Valencia sweet orange chromosome 3, DVS_A1.0, whole genome shotgun sequence encodes these proteins:
- the LOC107176856 gene encoding glycine-rich protein 23, with protein MTKSSRATPPSNADANKPVLPRTKAPEGGLAIGGGVIPEGGLAIGGDVIPDGGIDGAVGCIVGDSGPGATGEGGEAAPVDGGGAMGFSAGLIDGVIDIVGGGVDGAVAMGGGGGLGEDLGDGAMAMGGGGGLGEDFGDGAMAMGGGGGLGEDFGDGAMAMGGGGWLGVDFGGIDGDDAGP; from the coding sequence AGCAGTAGAGCAACTCCTCCAAGCAATGCCGATGCTAACAAACCCGTGCTTCCACGCACAAAGGCTCCGGAAGGAGGGCTGGCCATTGGTGGTGGCGTTATACCTGAAGGAGGGTTGGCCATTGGTGGTGACGTTATACCTGACGGTGGCATTGACGGCGCCGTTGGCTGCATCGTGGGCGACTCCGGTCCCGGCGCAACTGGTGAAGGTGGTGAGGCAGCACCTGTCGATGGGGGTGGCGCCATGGGGTTCTCTGCTGGGCTCATTGATGGGGTCATTGACATTGTGGGAGGTGGGGTCGACGGAGCCGTGGCCATGGGTGGTGGTGGGGGGCTGGGGGAGGATCTTGGTGACGGCGCCATGGCCATGGGCGGTGGTGGGGGGTTGGGGGAGGATTTTGGCGACGGCGCCATGGCCATGGGTGGTGGTGGGGGGTTGGGGGAGGATTTTGGCGACGGCGCCATGGCCATGGGTGGTGGTGGGTGGTTGGGGGTGGACTTTGGTGGcattgatggtgatgatgcTGGGCCTTGA
- the LOC102607243 gene encoding putative glycerol-3-phosphate transporter 4, whose amino-acid sequence MAGNSDTVRQTPPGILLIRKIRGKDWSLTTYRYIILLITFIAYACYHASRKPSSIVKSVLCPDPLKGPKKKPWPIGEFFVRQEFVGLDRNVSTAKGWDPFNGTHGTSKLGEIDLAFLACYSVGMFVAGHLGDTLDLRLFLTTGMVGSGIFVGLFGMGYFLDIHAFGFYLIMQMVAGLFQATGWPSVVAVIGNWFGKRKRGLIMGVWNAHTSVGNISGSLLAASVLDYGWGWSFILPGASIVMGGIIVYLFLAAYPEDVGFPYANDPIPGSERLPNDEESHMQKGKTAAVENNSGIRYGSGSRTSVGLLQACLIPGVIPFAFCLFFAKLVAYTFLYWLPFYLSQTEIGGEYLSVKTAGNLSTLFDVGGIFGGIIAGYISDKLKARATTAATFMYAAIPSMLLYRAYGSVSQTVNIVLMMVAGLFVNGPYALITTAVSADLGTHSSVRGDSRALATVTAIIDGTGSVGAALGPLLTGFLSTQGWDAVFIMLMVGALIAGLLLSRLVIAEITEKIRRPVTTTNGWQNNEAPATQPLLRDRS is encoded by the exons GAGGCAAACCCCTCCTGGGATTTTgcttataagaaaaattagaggCAAAGATTGGAGCCTAACGACATATAGATACATAATTTTGTTGATTACTTTCATTGCATATGCTTGTTACCACGCCTCGAGAAAGCCTTCTAGCATTGTCAAGAGTGTATTATGCCCAGACCCGCTTAAGGGACCCAAGAAGAAGCCTTGGCCTATTGGTGAATTCTTTGTCAGGCAAGAATTTGTGGGTCTTGATCGAAATGTATCCACAGCTAAGGGTTGGGATCCATTCAATGGAACTCATGGGACATCAAAATTGGGTGAAATAGATCTTGCCTTTCTTGCTTGTTACTCCGTAGGAATGTTTGTTGCTGGGCATTTAGGTGATACTTTGGATTTGAGGTTGTTTTTGACTACAGGTATGGTAGGGAGTGGCATTTTTGTGGGGTTATTTGGCATGGGATACTTTTTAGATATTCATGCGTTCGGTTTCTATCTTATTATGCAAATGGTTGCCGGTTTGTTTCAGGCCACTGGTTGGCCTTCCGTTGTGGCTGTGATTGGCAATTGGTTTGGTAAAAGGAAGAGGGGCTTGATAATGGGTGTTTGGAATGCGCATACTTCTGTTGGGAATATCAGTGGCTCCCTTCTTGCTGCTAGTGTTTTGGACTATGGCTGGGGATGGTCATTTATACTCCCGGGTGCATCTATTGTTATGGGAGGGATAATAGTTTACTTGTTCTTGGCTGCTTATCCTGAGGATGTTGGGTTTCCTTATGCAAATGATCCAATCCCTGGTAGCGAGAGGCTGCCTAATGACGAAGAATCTCACATGCAGAAAGGAAAGACTGCGGCAGTGGAAAATAACTCTGGTATTAGATATGGGTCAGGGAGTAGGACAAGTGTTGGACTTCTTCAAGCTTGTTTGATACCTGGTGTGATACCATTTGCATTCTGCCTCTTCTTCGCAAAGCTAGTGGCATACACATTTCTGTACTGGTTACCATTTTATTTGAGTCAGACAG AAATTGGTGGAGAGTATTTATCTGTCAAGACTGCTGGAAACCTCTCCACCCTTTTTGATGTAGGTGGAATTTTTGGTGGAATTATTGCTGGCTACATATCTGATAAACTTAAAGCTCGAGCTACTACAGCAGCCACCTTCATGTATGCTGCTATTCCATCCATGCTTTTGTATCGCGCATATGGAAGTGTATCTCAGACAGTCAACATTGTACTTATGATGGTCGCTGGCCTATTTGTAAATGGGCCTTATGCACTAATCACAACTGCAGTTTCTGCAGATCTTGGCACACATAGTTCTGTTAGAGGGGATTCTCGAGCACTGGCAACAGTCACTGCCATTATTGATGGTACTGGATCAGTTGGTGCAGCACTTGGTCCCCTCCTTACTGGATTCCTTTCAACACAGGGGTGGGATGCTgtatttattatgttaatggTTGGTGCTCTTATTGCGGGGCTTCTTTTGTCACGTCTTGTCATAGCTGAAATCACTGAGAAAATTAGAAGACCCGTAACTACAACAAATGGATGGCAAAATAATGAAG CTCCTGCTACGCAGCCACTTCTTAGGGACCGAAGTTGA